One genomic region from Xyrauchen texanus isolate HMW12.3.18 chromosome 16, RBS_HiC_50CHRs, whole genome shotgun sequence encodes:
- the LOC127657141 gene encoding ankyrin repeat domain-containing protein 9-like translates to MPLDLGMYESRADYKSQKQCQKTSFAFYQAVRDLLPVWVLEDMRTMEVFHWEEDGRACAFSPSEAFLYALVHDHQQYARYILNRFSVRALEMPSKSFCCCQASTTPHLAIAVRYNRVTILKMIMDTIKDFTECERQSYLNRHGCIHMDGSKTALHLACDLVRPECLILLLGHGACPCATDMAGNSPLDCLLRQICQSEFDMRTKHICLGYLILFMPKLRFQMKGQLQDNASLWRSLIGDQAFQWLSGSSPPSLFVQAMQKLSQSIPTDQLDSLPDFLKPLDFRLDQV, encoded by the coding sequence ATGCCTTTGGATCTGGGGATGTACGAGAGTCGCGCGGACTACAAGTCCCAAAAACAATGCCAAAAAACTTCGTTTGCGTTTTATCAGGCTGTGCGGGACCTGTTACCGGTGTGGGTCCTGGAGGACATGCGGACTATGGAGGTGTTTCACTGGGAAGAGGACGGACGGGCGTGCGCGTTTTCCCCATCAGAGGCTTTTCTCTACGCGCTCGTGCACGACCACCAGCAGTACGCACGCTACATACTCAACAGATTCTCAGTCCGCGCGCTGGAGATGCCCAGCAAAAGTTTCTGCTGCTGTCAGGCATCTACGACACCTCACCTCGCCATAGCGGTCCGATACAATCGCGTTACCATCCTCAAAATGATCATGGACACCATTAAAGACTTTACAGAGTGTGAGAGACAGAGTTATCTCAATCGCCACGGCTGTATTCACATGGACGGTAGCAAGACCGCGCTGCATCTCGCGTGTGATCTGGTGCGTCCTGAGTGTCTGATACTGTTGCTAGGACACGGCGCGTGTCCTTGCGCAACAGACATGGCAGGGAACTCCCCCTTGGACTGTTTACTCCGCCAGATCTGCCAGAGTGAATTTGACATGCGGACGAAGCACATCTGCCTTGGTTACCTCATTTTATTCATGCCCAAACTTCGTTTCCAGATGAAGGGACAGTTGCAGGACAATGCTAGTCTTTGGAGGAGTCTCATTGGAGACCAGGCGTTTCAGTGGCTCTCTGGATCATCCCCTCCTTCACTGTTCGTTCAGGCCATGCAGAAGCTCAGCCAGTCCATTCCCACTGACCAGCTGGACTCACTGCCGGACTTTCTGAAGCCCCTCGACTTCAGATTGGATCAAGTTTAA